From Haemorhous mexicanus isolate bHaeMex1 chromosome 2, bHaeMex1.pri, whole genome shotgun sequence, the proteins below share one genomic window:
- the LOC132324232 gene encoding uncharacterized protein LOC132324232 produces MSHPHSLLPLHIPLGSYKRQVAEGVGAFPSMVPCCFLVAMLAPLVLALEQSPDMVIKEGQSVNLECSKKKSSNRAMYWFMLPSEKNSSLTQMVYAFEGATAVVEKGFESHFKSSNIQGDSITLSIEHAFLNDSGTYYCAESDHSGETAEGAEHKLVPAQPGPAFHLVGAARGRMITSHSLAALLPCLAFLLFSHAYSLFVHYCLHASPGLPLHLTLICTILQSALLLLYVSLPFSTFSFLSSICTPLTSSYLTPVNPAYTSHCEKEGVLVWEVLGAPVDKGRPGRCGSSQQHEGAAHMLLCYNACSVVVLWPRNMNSRAQACANSGKVLCGSLTPPCRVVSGAGNTFLPALDPHTVYL; encoded by the exons ATGTCTCACCCTCACTCACTGCTCCCTCTGCACATACCTTTGGGCAGCTACAAGAGGCAGGTTGCTGAGGGGGTAGGGGCCTTTCCTTCCATGGTTCCCTGCTGTTTCTTGGTGGCCATGCTGGCCCCTCTGG tgtTAGCCCTGGAACAGTCTCCAGACATGGTGATAAAAGAAGGCCAGTCTGTGAATCTGGAATGTTCCAAGAAGAAATCCTCCAACAGAGCTATGTACTGGTTCATGCTGCCTTCAGAGAAGAATTCCAGTTTGACCCAGATGGTTTATGCATTCGAAGGTGCTACTGCAGTGGTGGAGAAAGGTTTTGAGAGCCATTTCAAGAGCAGCAATATACAAGGAGACAGTATCACCCTCTCAATAGAACATGCCTTTCTCAATGACTCTGGCACATACTACTGTGCTGAGAGTGATCACAGTGGTGAgactgctgagggagctgagcacAAACTTGTCCCTGCACAACCAGGACCTGCTTTCCACCTTGTGGGTGCTGCACGAGGCAGGATGATCACTTCTCACTCATTagctgctctgcttccttgCCTTGCCTTTCTCCTCTTCTCACATGCATACAGTTTATTTGTCCATTATTGTCTCCATGCCTCTCCAGGCCTCCCTCTGCATTTAACTCTTATTTGCACTATACTTCAATCAGCCCTTCTTCTCCTCTatgtctcccttcccttctccaccttctcctttctGTCTTCAATCTGCACTCCACTGACTTCCTCTTACCTAACTCCAGTCAACCCTGCATATACTTCTCACTGTGAAAAGGAAGGAGTGCTTGTGTGGGAAGTTCTTGGTGCACCTGTAGATAAAGGCAGGCCTGGCAGGTGTGGAAGTAGCCAGCAGCATGAGGGAGCTGCCCACATGCTCCTCTGTTACAACGCCTGTTCTGTGGTTGTTTTGTGGCCAAGGAATAtgaacagcagagcacaagcctGTGCTAACTCAGGTAAAGTGTTATGTGGATCCCTAACTCCTCCATGTAGAGTGGTGTCCGGGGCAGGAAACACTTTCCTTCCAGCCCTTGATCCACATACAGTTTATCTTTag